One Glycine max cultivar Williams 82 chromosome 3, Glycine_max_v4.0, whole genome shotgun sequence DNA window includes the following coding sequences:
- the LOC100784015 gene encoding putative disease resistance RPP13-like protein 1, producing the protein MAAALVGGAFLSAFLDVLFDRLASPEFVDLILGKKLSKKLLQKLETTLRVVGAVLDDAEKKQITNTNVKHWLNDLKHAVYEADDLLDHVFTKAATQNKVRDLFSRFSDRKIVSKLEDIVVTLESHLKLKESLDLKESAVENLSWKAPSTSLEDGSHIYGREKDKEAIIKLLSEDNSDGSEVSVVPIVGMGGVGKTTLAQLVYNDENLKEKFDFDFKAWVCVSQEFDVLKVTKTIIEAVTGQPCKLNDLNLLHLELMDKLKDKKFLIVLDDVWTEDYVDWSLLKKPFQCGIIRRSKILLTTRSEKTASVVQTVQTYHLNQLSNEDCWSVFANHACLSLESNENTTLEKIGKEIVKKCDGLPLAAQSLGGMLRRKHDIGDWYNILNSDIWELCESECKVIPALRLSYHYLPPHLKRCFVYCSLYPQDYEFDKNELILLWMAEDLLKKPRKGRTLEEIGHEYFDDLVSRSFFQRSSSWPHVKCFVMHDLMHDLATSVGGDFYFRSEELGKETKINTKTRHLSFAKFNSSVLDNFDVVGRAKFLRTFLSIINFEAAPFNNEEAQCIIVSKLMYLRVLSFHDFRSLDSLPDSIGKLIHLRYLDLSHSSVETLPKSLCNLYNLQTLKLYGCIKLTKLPSDMCNLVNLRHLGIAYTPIKEMPRGMSKLNHLQHLDFFVVGKHKENGIKELGGLSNLRGLLEIRNLENVSQSDEALEARIMDKKHINSLRLEWSGCNNNSTNFQLEIDVLCKLQPHFNIELLHIKGYKGTRFPDWMGNSSYCNMTHLALSDCDNCSMLPSLGQLPSLKFLEISRLNRLKTIDAGFYKNEDCRSGTPFPSLESLSIDNMPCWEVWSSFDSEAFPVLENLYIRDCPKLEGSLPNHLPALETLDISNCELLVSSLPTAPAIQRLEISKSNKVALHAFPLLVEIIIVEGSPMVESMMEAITNIQPTCLRSLTLRDSSSAVSFPGGRLPESLKTLRIKDLKKLEFPTQHKHELLESLSIESSCDSLTSLPLVTFPNLRDLEIENCENMEYLLVSGAESFKSLCSFRIYQCPNFVSFWREGLPAPNLIAFSISGSDKLKSLPDEMSSLLPKLEDLGIFNCPEIESFPKRGMPPNLRTVWIENCEKLLSGLAWPSMGMLTHLTVGGRCDGIKSFPKEGLLPPSLTCLFLYGFSNLEMLDCTGLLHLTSLQILYIGNCPLLENMAGESLPVSLIKLTILECPLLEKQCRMKHPQIWPKICHIPGIQVDDRWI; encoded by the coding sequence ATGGCAGCAGCTCTGGTCGGTGGTGCCTTTCTCTCTGCTTTTCTTGATGTGCTTTTCGACAGGCTGGCTTCACCTGAGTTTGTTGACTTGATCCTTGGAAAGAAGCTTAGCAAGAAGTTGCTTCAAAAGTTGGAGACCACTCTCAGAGTGGTTGGAGCTGTGCTTGATGATGCCGAGAAGAAACAGATCACAAACACCAATGTCAAACACTGGCTCAATGATCTCAAACATGCTGTCTATGAAGCCGATGACTTACTCGACCATGTTTTCACCAAAGCTGCCACCCAAAACAAGGTAAGAGACTTGTTTTCTCGTTTTTCCGATAGGAAGATCGTTAGTAAGTTGGAGGACATAGTTGTCACACTTGAGTCTCATTTAAAACTCAAGGAGAGTCTTGATTTGAAAGAGAGTGCAGTGGAGAACTTGTCATGGAAAGCTCCATCAACATCTCTGGAAGATGGATCTCATATATATGGTAGGGAGAAAGATAAGGAGGCCATAATCAAGTTGTTGTCGGAGGATAACAGTGACGGTAGTGAAGTGTCTGTGGTTCCTATTGTGGGCATGGGTGGGGTTGGAAAAACTACTTTGGCCCAATTGGTGTACAACGATGAGAATTTGaaagagaaatttgattttgattttaaggCATGGGTTTGTGTTTCTCAAGAATTTGATGTTCTGAAGGTCACAAAAACTATAATAGAGGCGGTTACTGGACAGCCTTGTAAATTGAATGATCTGAATCTACTTCATCTTGAATTGATGGACAagctgaaagataaaaaattccTAATTGTTTTGGATGATGTTTGGACAGAGGATTATGTTGATTGGAGTCTTCTTAAGAAACCATTTCAATGTGGGATTATTAGGAGAAGTAAAATTCTTCTAACAACCCGCAGTGAAAAGACAGCATCCGTAGTCCAAACGGTTCAAACCTATCATCTAAACCAATTGTCGAATGAAGATTGTTGGTCAGTGTTTGCGAACCATGCGTGTCTTTCCTTGGAATCGAACGAGAACACAACACTAGAAAAAATTGGAAAGGAGATTGTTAAAAAGTGCGATGGACTGCCTTTAGCAGCACAGTCCCTTGGAGGCATGTTGAGAAGAAAGCATGACATTGGGGATTGGTATAATATTCTCAATAGTGACATTTGGGAACTTTGTGAAAGTGAGTGTAAAGTTATACCAGCACTGAGACTTAGTTATCATTATCTCCCTCCACATTTAAAACGGTGCTTTGTTTATTGTTCGTTGTATCCCCAAGATTACGAAtttgataaaaatgaattaatcttGTTGTGGATGGCTGAAGATCTTTTGAAGAAACCAAGGAAAGGTAGGACTTTAGAAGAGATTGGTCACGAGTATTTTGATGATTTGGTTTCGAGATCATTTTTCCAACGTTCAAGTAGCTGGCCTCATGTCAAATGTTTTGTGATGCATGACCTCATGCATGATCTAGCAACATCAGTCGGTggagatttttattttagatcagAAGAACTTGGGAAAGAAACAAAGATCAATACTAAGACTCGTCATTTGTCATTTGCCAAATTCAATTCTTCAGTCTTGGACAACTTTGATGTTGTCGGTAGAGCAAAATTTCTGAGAACTTTCTTGTCCATTATCAATTTTGAAGCTGCTCCATTCAACAATGAGGAGGCACAATGTATCATAGTGTCGAAGCTTATGTACTTGAGAGTTTTATCATTTCATGACTTCCGAAGTTTGGATTCTTTGCCTGATTCAATAGGTAAATTGATCCATCTGCGCTATTTAGATCTCTCTCATTCAAGTGTAGAAACACTGCCAAAGTCATTGTGTAATTTATACAATCTGCAAACTTTGAAGTTGTATGGTTGCATCAAACTGACTAAGTTGCCTAGTGACATGTGCAATCTTGTTAACTTGCGTCATCTTGGTATTGCTTATACTCCTATAAAAGAGATGCCGAGAGGAATGagtaaattaaatcatttacaACATCTGGATTTCTTTGTTGTGGGCAAGCACAAAGAGAATGGGATCAAAGAATTGGGAGGACTTTCAAATCTTCGTGGTCTTCTTGAAATTAGGAACTTGGAGAATGTTTCCCAAAGTGATGAAGCGTTGGAGGCAAGGATAATGGATAAAAAACACATTAATAGTTTACGGCTGGAATGGTCTGGATGTAACAACAACAGTACCAACTTCCAACTTGAAATTGATGTGCTTTGCAAGTTACAGCCTCACTTTAACATTGAATTGTTGCACATAAAAGGCTATAAAGGAACCAGATTTCCAGATTGGATGGGAAATTCTTCCTACTGCAATATGACACATCTAGCCTTGAGTGATTGTGACAACTGTAGTATGCTTCCTTCACTTGGGCAACTACCTTCTCTCAAGTTCCTTGAAATTTCAAGATTGAATAGGCTGAAGACTATTGATGCAGGTTTTTACAAGAATGAAGATTGTCGTTCTGGGACGCCCTTTCCCTCCCTTGAATCTCTGTCCATTGATAACATGCCTTGTTGGGAGGTGTGGAGTTCCTTCGATTCAGAAGCTTTTCCTGTGCTTGAAAATCTTTACATTCGTGACTGCCCCAAACTAGAGGGAAGTTTGCCGAATCACCTTCCTGCTCTGGAAACACTTGATATTAGTAATTGTGAGCTGCTTGTCTCTTCTCTCCCAACGGCTCCCGCCATTCAAAGATTGGAGataagtaaaagcaataaagtaGCACTGCATGCGTTTCCTCTCTTGGTAGAAATTATAATAGTAGAAGGAAGCCCAATGGTGGagtccatgatggaggccatcaCTAACATCCAACCAACTTGTCTCCGGTCTTTAACATTAAGGGATTCTTCGTCAGCCGTGTCATTTCCTGGTGGTCGTTTACCTGAATCACTGAAGACTCTGCGTATCAAGGATCTTAAAAAACTGGAATTCCCGACGCAACACAAACATGAGTTACTGGAAAGCCTGTCAATAGAAAGCAGTTGTGATTCACTCACATCTCTTCCATTGGTTACCTTTCCAAATCTCAGAGATCTTGAAATCGAAAACTGTGAAAATATGGAATATCTTTTGGTTTCAGGGGCAGAGTCATTTAAGAGTCTGTGTTCTTTTAGAATTTACCAATGCCCCAACTTTGTATCATTCTGGAGAGAAGGATTGCCTGCGCCCAACTTGATTGCTTTCAGCATTTCGGGCTCTGACAAGTTGAAGTCGTTGCCTGATGAGATGAGTAGTCTTCTCCCAAAGTTAGAAGATCTCGGCATATTCAACTGCCCAGAAATTGAGTCCTTTCCAAAACGGGGTATGCCACCTAACCTGAGAACAGTTTGGATTGAGAATTGTGAGAAACTACTGAGCGGCCTAGCATGGCCATCCATGGGCATGCTTACTCATCTCACTGTTGGGGGTCGATGTGATGGCATCAAGTCCTTCCCTAAGGAGGGTTTGCTGCCTCCCTCCCTTACGTGTCTGTTTCTATATGGATTCTCAAATCTGGAGATGTTGGACTGCACGGGGCTTCTCCATCTCACATCCCTGCAAATATTATACATAGGCAATTGTCCTTTGCTGGAGAATATGGCTGGAGAAAGTCTTCCTGTCTCTCTAATAAAATTAACCATATTGGAATGTCCTTTGCTGGAAAAACAATGCCGCATGAAGCACCCTCAAATTTGGCCTAAAATTTGCCACATCCCTGGCATTCAGGTTGACGATAGATGGATTTAG
- the RPSHC18-NBL1 gene encoding putative disease resistance protein At3g14460 → MAAAVVGGAFLSAFLDVLFDRLASPDFVHLILGKKLSKKLLRKLETTLRVVGAVLDDAEKKQITNTNVKHWLNDLKDAVYEADDLLDHVFTKAATQNKVRDLFSRFSDRKIVSKLEDIVVRLESHLKLKESLDLKESAVENLSWKAPSTSLEDGSHIYGREKDMEAIIKLLSEDNSDGSDVSVVPIVGMGGVGKTTLAQLVYNDENLKQIFDFDFKAWVCVSQEFDVLKVTKTIIEAVTGKACKLNDLNLLHLELMDKLKDKKFLIVLDDVWTEDYVDWSLLKKPFNRGIRRSKILLTTRSEKTASIVQTVHTYHLNQLSNEDCWSVFTNHACLSSESNKNPTTLEKIGKEIVKKCNGLPLAAQSLGGMLRRKHDIGDWNNILNNDIWDLSEGECKVIPALRLSYHYLPPHLKRCFVYCSLYPQDYEFDKNELILLWMAEDLLKKPRNGRTLEEVGHEYFDDLISRSFFQRSSTNRSSWPYGKCFVMHDLMHDLARSLGGDFYFRSEELGKETKINTKTRHLSFAKFNSSVLDNFDVVDRAKFLRTFLSIINFEAAPFNNEEAQCIIVSKLMYLRVLSFRDFQSMDSLPDSIGKLIHLRYLDLSHSSIETLPKSLCNLYNLQTLKLYGCIKLTKLPSDMSNLVNLRHLGIAYTPIKEMPRGMSKLNHLQYLDFFVVGKHEENGIKELGGLSNLHGQLEIRNLENVSQSDEALEARIMDKKYINSLRLEWSGCNNNSTNFQLEIDVLCKLQPHYNIELLEIKGYKGTRFPDWMGNSSYCNMTHLNLSDCDNCSMLPSLGQLPSLNVLDISKLNRLKTIDEGFYKNEDCRSGTPFPSLEFLSIYDMPCWEVWSSFNSEAFPVLKSLKIRDCPKLEGSLPNHLPALKTFDISNCELLVSSLPTAPAIQRLEISKSNKVALHAFPLLVETITVEGSPMVESMIEAITNNQPTCLLSLKLRDCSSAVSFPGGRLPESLKTLRIKDIKKLEFPTQHKHELLETLSIESSCDSLTSLPLVTFPNLRDLEIRNCENMEYLLVSGAESFESLCSLDINQCPNFVSFWREGLPAPNLIAFSVSGSDKFSLPDEMSSLLPKLEYLVISNCPEIEWFPEGGMPPNLRTVWIDNCEKLLSGLAWPSMGMLTDLTVSGRCDGIKSFPKEGLLPTSLTYLWLYDLSNLEMLDCTGLLHLTCLQILEIYECPKLENMAGESLPVSLVKLTIRGCPLLEKRCRMKHPQIWPKISHIPGIQVDDIWI, encoded by the coding sequence ATGGCTGCAGCAGTGGTAGGTGGTGCCTTTCTCTCTGCTTTCCTTGATGTGCTTTTCGACAGGCTGGCTTCACCTGACTTTGTTCACTTGATCCTTGGAAAGAAGCTTAGCAAGAAGTTGCTTCGAAAGTTGGAGACCACTCTCAGAGTGGTTGGAGCTGTGCTTGATGATGCCGAGAAGAAACAGATCACAAACACCAATGTCAAACACTGGCTCAATGATCTCAAAGACGCTGTCTATGAAGCCGATGACTTACTCGACCATGTTTTCACCAAAGCTGCCACCCAAAACAAGGTAAGAGACTTGTTTTCTCGCTTTTCCGATAGGAAGATCGTTAGTAAGTTAGAAGACATAGTTGTCAGACTTGAGTCTCATTTAAAACTCAAGGAGAGTCTTGATTTGAAAGAGAGTGCAGTGGAGAACTTGTCATGGAAAGCTCCATCAACATCTCTGGAAGATGGATCTCATATATATGGTAGGGAGAAAGATATGGAGGCCATAATCAAGTTGTTGTCGGAGGATAACAGTGACGGTAGTGATGTGTCTGTGGTTCCTATTGTGGGCATGGGTGGGGTTGGAAAAACTACTTTGGCCCAATTGGTGTACAACGATGAGAATTTGAAACagatatttgattttgattttaaggCATGGGTTTGTGTTTCTCAAGAATTTGATGTTCTCAAGGTCACAAAAACTATAATAGAGGCGGTTACTGGAAAGGCTTGTAAATTGAATGATCTGAATCTACTTCATCTTGAATTGATGGACAAGCTGAAAGATAAAAAGTTCTTAATTGTTTTGGATGATGTTTGGACAGAGGATTATGTTGATTGGAGTCTTCTTAAGAAACCATTCAACCGTGGGATTAGGAGAAGTAAGATTCTTCTAACAACCCGCAGTGAAAAAACAGCATCTATAGTCCAAACTGTTCACACCTATCATCTAAACCAATTGTCGAATGAAGATTGTTGGTCAGTGTTTACGAACCATGCGTGTCTTTCCTCCGAATCGAACAAGAACCCAACAACACTAGAAAAAATTGGAAAGGAGATTGTTAAAAAGTGCAACGGACTGCCTTTAGCAGCACAGTCGCTCGGAGGCATGTTGAGAAGAAAGCATGACATTGGTGATTGGAATAATATTCTGAATAATGACATTTGGGATCTTTCTGAAGGTGAGTGTAAAGTTATTCCAGCACTGAGACTTAGTTATCATTATCTCCCTCCACATTTAAAACGGTGCTTTGTTTATTGTTCGTTGTATCCACAAGATTACGAAtttgataaaaatgaattaatcttGTTGTGGATGGCCGAAGATCTTTTGAAGAAACCAAGAAATGGTAGGACTTTAGAAGAGGTTGGTCATGAGTATTTTGATGATTTGATTTCGAGATCATTTTTCCAACGTTCAAGTACAAATAGAAGTAGTTGGCCTTATGGCAAATGTTTTGTGATGCATGACCTCATGCATGATCTAGCCAGATCACTCGGTggagatttttattttagatcagAAGAACTTGGGAAAGAAACAAAGATCAATACTAAGACTCGTCATTTGTCATTTGCCAAATTCAATTCTTCAGTCTTGGACAACTTTGATGTTGTTGATAGAGCAAAATTTCTGAGAACTTTCTTGTCTATTATCAATTTTGAAGCTGCTCCATTCAACAATGAGGAGGCACAATGTATCATAGTGTCGAAGCTTATGTACTTGAGAGTTTTATCATTTCGAGACTTCCAAAGTATGGATTCTTTGCCTGATTCAATAGGTAAATTGATTCATCTGCGCTATTTAGATCTCTCTCATTCAAGTATAGAAACACTGCCAAAGTCATTGTGTAATTTATACAATCTGCAAACTTTGAAGTTGTATGGTTGCATCAAACTGACTAAGTTGCCTAGTGACATGTCCAATCTTGTTAACTTGCGTCATCTTGGTATTGCTTATACTCCTATAAAAGAGATGCCGAGAGGAATGagtaaattaaatcatttacaATATCTGGATTTCTTTGTTGTGGGCAAGCACGAAGAGAATGGAATCAAAGAATTGGGAGGACTTTCAAATCTTCATGGTCAGCTTGAAATTAGGAACTTGGAGAATGTTTCCCAAAGTGATGAAGCATTGGAGGCAAGGATAatggataaaaaatacattaatagtTTACGGTTGGAATGGTCTGGATGTAACAACAACAGTACCAACTTCCAACTTGAAATAGACGTGCTTTGCAAGTTACAGCCTCACTATAACATTGAATTGTTGGAAATAAAAGGTTATAAAGGAACCAGATTTCCAGATTGGATGGGAAATTCTTCCTACTGCAATATGACACATCTAAACTTGAGTGATTGTGACAACTGTAGTATGCTTCCTTCACTTGGGCAACTACCTTCTCTCAATGTCCTTGATATTTCAAAATTGAATAGGCTGAAGACTATTGATGAAGGTTTTTACAAGAATGAAGATTGTCGTTCTGGGACGCCCTTTCCCTCCCTTGAATTTCTGTCCATTTATGACATGCCTTGTTGGGAGGTGTGGAGTTCCTTCAATTCAGAAGCTTTTCCTGTGCTTAAAAGTCTTAAAATACGCGACTGCCCCAAACTAGAGGGAAGTTTGCCGAATCACCTTCCTGCTCTGAAAACATTTGATATTAGTAATTGTGAGCTGCTTGTCTCTTCTCTCCCAACGGCTCCCGCCATTCAAAGATTGGAGataagtaaaagcaataaagtaGCACTGCATGCGTTTCCTCTCTTGGTAGAAACTATAACAGTAGAAGGAAGCCCAATGGTGGAGTCCATGATAGAGGCCATCACTAACAACCAACCAACTTGTCTCCTGTCTTTAAAATTAAGGGATTGCTCGTCAGCCGTGTCATTTCCGGGTGGTCGTTTACCTGAATCACTGAAGACTCTGCGTATCAAGGATATTAAAAAACTGGAATTCCCGACGCAACACAAACATGAGTTACTGGAAACACTGTCAATAGAAAGCAGTTGTGATTCACTCACATCTCTTCCATTGGTTACCTTTCCAAATCTCAGAGATCTTGAAATCAGAAACTGTGAAAATATGGAATATCTTTTGGTTTCAGGGGCAGAGTCATTTGAGAGTCTGTGTTCTTTGGACATCAATCAATGCCCCAACTTTGTATCATTCTGGAGAGAAGGATTGCCTGCGCCCAACTTGATTGCTTTCAGCGTTTCGGGCTCTGACAAGTTTTCGTTGCCTGATGAGATGAGTAGTCTTCTCCCAAAGTTAGAATATCTCGTCATATCCAACTGCCCAGAAATTGAGTGGTTTCCAGAAGGGGGTATGCCACCTAACCTGAGAACAGTTTGGATTgacaattgtgagaaactacTGAGCGGCCTAGCATGGCCATCCATGGGCATGCTTACTGATCTCACTGTTTCGGGTCGATGTGATGGCATCAAGTCCTTCCCTAAGGAGGGTTTGCTGCCTACCTCCCTTACGTATCTGTGGCTATATGACTTGTCAAATCTGGAGATGTTGGACTGCACCGGGCTTCTCCATCTCACATGCCTGCAAATATTAGAAATTTATGAATGTCCAAAGTTGGAGAATATGGCTGGAGAAAGTCTTCCTGTCTCTCTAGTAAAATTAACCATAAGGGGATGTCCTTTGCTGGAAAAACGATGCCGTATGAAGCACCCTCAAATTTGGCCTAAAATTTCCCACATCCCTGGCATTCAGGTTGACGATATATGGATATAG